The nucleotide window TTCGCCAACTGGTCCTTGGGTTTGACGGGATAGACACCCGAGAAGCACGCATCACAATAGCTTGGCGATTGGGGATCGCGCCCTTCCGCCTCTCCGACCGCGCGGTAGAGGCCGTCGAGCGTGAGGAACCGCAGCGACGCGACGCCGAGGTGATCGCGCATCTCGTCCTCGGACATGGTGGCGGCGAGCAGCTTTTCGCGGTCGGGCGTGTCGACGCCGTAGAAGCACGGCCATGCGGTGGGGGGCGAGGCGATGCGGAAATGCACCTCTGCCGCGCCCGCATCAAGGATCATCTCCTTGATCTTGCGGCTGGTTGTGCCGCGCACGACGCTGTCATCGACCAGGATCACGCGCTTGCCGCGAATAAGGGCGCGGTTCACATTGAGTTTCAGGCGGACCCCCATGTTGCGGATTTCCGCGGTGGGTTCGATGAAGGTCCGACCCATGTAATTGTTGCGGATGATCCCCATGGCGTAGGGGATGCCGCTTTGCAGGGAATAGCCGATGGCGGCAGGCGTGCCGCTGTCCGGGACGGGGCAGACCAGATCGGCGTCGACCGGCGCTTCCTTCGCCAGTTCACGGCCGATATTTTCCCGCGTTTCATAGACGGAACGCCCGCCCAACTGGCTGTCGGGGCGGCTGAAATAGACATGTTCGAAGATGCAGAAGCGCGACTTGGCGGGGCGGAAGGGAAAGTGGCTTTCGACGCCATCGGGCGTGATGACCACCATCTCTCCGGCCTCGATCTCGCGGACGAATTCCGCGCCGATGATGTCGAGTGCGCAGGTCTCCGACGCCAGCGCCCATCCGTCGCCCACCCGGCCCAGAACCAGCGGGCGCACACCCAGACGGTCGCGGCAGCCGATCAGCTTTGTGCGGGTCATCGCCACAACCGAAAACGCGCCTTCGACCTTGCGCAGGGCCTCTTCCATGCGGTCAGGGATGTTCTGGCCCATGGAGCGTGCCATCAGGTGGATGATGCATTCGCTGTCGGAAGTGCTTTGAAAGATCGAGCCGCGTTCGATCAATTCGCGGCGCAGGGCGTTGGCGTTGGTGATGTTGCCGTTATGGGCAATTGCCGCACCACCCATGGAAAACTCGCCGAAAAACGGCTGGACGTCCCGGATCGCGGTCTGGCCCTTGGAGCCGGTGGTGGAATAGCGCACATGCCCGATGCCGATCCGGCCCGGCAATTGCGCCATCATGCTTTGCGAGGTGAAATTGTCCCGCACGAGGCCCATGCGGCGCTGCTGGTTGAATCCGGTATCGGGATGGTGAGTGACGATCCCGCCCGCTTCCTGTCCGCGATGTTGGAGAGCGTGCAAACCGAGGGCTACGAAATTGGCGGCGTCCGCCACGCCGATCACCCCGAATACCCCACATTCCTCACGCAGCTTGTCGTCGTCCCCGGCGTCGAACGGGTGGCGGGGGAACTGTGTCTCGTCCATCGGGCGAATCTCCGGGGCGTGGCAACATCCTTCACATAAGGTGCGGGGGGCGTGGTGTCATCAAACGATCATACTTCGCGTGGCAGAACGCCGCGCAATGGACCGGCACGTCGATTTCAGGTAGGCTGCCCGCAAAACAAGAACACGATTGGAGAGGCATATGCGGTTGGTCATGTTTCTGGCGGGCGCCGCCATGGCAGGCAGTTATTTCGTCACCTGGGTCGAGCCGCCCTTCGCGGGACAGGAATTCTCCCCTGCCGCCGTGATCGGCGACACCTACCAGGAGATCATCGACAGCGGCACGTGGCAGGCGCGGGTGTTCCTGGCGGGCTTCGCCCTGGCCGCCCTGACGGCACTTGTGGCGATCCTGGGCCGGGCGTCGGGCCTGCTGGCCATCCTCGCCGGCGCATCGCCCCTTGCGCTTGGGGTGCATTACTACCTGCAGGCCGAGGACATAGGCAGCGATATCGGCCTGCCATTCCAGGTGTCGTTACAAGACCTCGGACAGGCCTGGGAATTGGTGGGCGATTTCGTCCGCGCAGGCCTGTGGATGTACCTTGGCGGCGCGCTTCTGCTGCTGCTTTTGGGTATGACGCGCAGCTTCGGCAGCCGATAGGTTGCTCAGACCAGGCCGGGAAGCGCAAGGATCTGCATCACTCCAAGAAGGCAGCACGGCAGAAGCAGAGTGATCTTCGGGCCGGAGCGGCGGGGTGCGTTTGTGCGGCCAAACATCTCCGCCGCGGCCTGGGCGCGGGCCCGACGTCCGATGGCCATGTAATGGGCGGTGTCGATGGATCCATCGGCGCGGGTTTTGATTGTGTCGGTCATGTCAGTGCCTCCGTTTGATCGTGATGTCCAAAGTCTGAGACAGGTCGGATCACGGCGCTTGAAGCCGGTCTGAAGATATCCTGAAGGACATCGTGATTTGTCCTCAAGGGCGTCCAAAGGCCTTGAGACGGCGCAGAATTTCGCGTCAGGATCGGTCATGCGGTATGAATTCGGACCATGCGAGTTGGACGTTGCAGGCCATCGCCTGGTCGTTGGTGGCATGCCCGTGCATGTGGAGCCGCAGGTCTTCGACCTGATCGCGGCCCTGGCGAAGGCGGCCCCCGATCTGCTGAGTTACGACGACATGATCGCGCAGGTCTGGAAGGGGCGGATCGTGTCGGAAGCGACGTTGAGCGCGCGGATCAGCGCCGCTCGCGCCGCCC belongs to Hasllibacter sp. MH4015 and includes:
- the purF gene encoding amidophosphoribosyltransferase, translating into MDETQFPRHPFDAGDDDKLREECGVFGVIGVADAANFVALGLHALQHRGQEAGGIVTHHPDTGFNQQRRMGLVRDNFTSQSMMAQLPGRIGIGHVRYSTTGSKGQTAIRDVQPFFGEFSMGGAAIAHNGNITNANALRRELIERGSIFQSTSDSECIIHLMARSMGQNIPDRMEEALRKVEGAFSVVAMTRTKLIGCRDRLGVRPLVLGRVGDGWALASETCALDIIGAEFVREIEAGEMVVITPDGVESHFPFRPAKSRFCIFEHVYFSRPDSQLGGRSVYETRENIGRELAKEAPVDADLVCPVPDSGTPAAIGYSLQSGIPYAMGIIRNNYMGRTFIEPTAEIRNMGVRLKLNVNRALIRGKRVILVDDSVVRGTTSRKIKEMILDAGAAEVHFRIASPPTAWPCFYGVDTPDREKLLAATMSEDEMRDHLGVASLRFLTLDGLYRAVGEAEGRDPQSPSYCDACFSGVYPVKPKDQLAKGFQMVEAAE